A genomic window from Silene latifolia isolate original U9 population chromosome 11, ASM4854445v1, whole genome shotgun sequence includes:
- the LOC141615086 gene encoding uncharacterized protein LOC141615086, giving the protein MATSSTPSTTSLGKDSWLRSVMDKCILKDDGSNFLEWESNIKSAALSDNVLTYLTDAPPIEPGARASSAVRTAHDDYVRMLNDIKNVLIWSISPKLKLSCISLNAYKIFTRMITMFSQTPKVRQYDAAARFFEAKLERGQKVGPHVLKMVEYVDILERLGCKIPKTLVVDRIFHSLPTKFAHFRVNYNMNDMDKSYHEIHALLTQAERDMEASGSEKGDVLTMKLKNMSLGVKKGKGKEKSQFKKSSKKIDKGKGKAVVNGNPKAKSVKLSEAECFHCNGKGHYRRSCPKYLEDLKEGRVTPIGYKGRASTSKR; this is encoded by the exons atggcaacttcatcaactccatcgactacttcactaggcaaagattcatggctaaggtccgtaatggacaaatgtattttaaaagatgacggtagtaactttcttgaatgggaatccaacatcaaaagtgccgcattgtccgacaatgtgctcacttacttgaccgatgctcctccaatcgagcccggtgcaagagcttcatcggcggtgcggaccgcccatgatgactatgtgaggatgttgaatgatatcaagaatgtgttgatatggtcaatatcgccaaagctcaagctatcatgcatttctttaaatgcttacaagatattcactcgtatgatcactatgttttcacaaacacctaaagtccgtcaatacgatgcggcggcacgcttctttgaagctaagcttgagaggggccaaaaggttggtccccatgtactaaaaatggtcgaatatgttgacatcctagagcgtctagggtgtaagattcctaaaactcttgtggtggatcgtatctttcactcactccccaccaagtttgcccactttagggtaaactacaacatgaatgacatggataagagttaccatgaaattcatgcactcctcacccaagcggagagggatatggaggctagtgggagtgaaaagggagatgttttaaccatgaagttaaagaacatgtctcttggagtcaagaaaggaaaagggaaagaaaagtcccaattcaagaaatcgtcaaagaaaattgacaagggaaaggggaaggccgttgtgaatggcaatcccaaggcaaaaagtgtcaagctctccgaggccgaatgtttccattgtaatgggaaggggcattataggaggagttgtcccaaatacttggaggatctcaaggaagggcgtgtgacgcctattg ggtataagggacgtgcaagcactagcaaaaggtga